A window of Equus caballus isolate H_3958 breed thoroughbred chromosome 10, TB-T2T, whole genome shotgun sequence contains these coding sequences:
- the QRSL1 gene encoding glutamyl-tRNA(Gln) amidotransferase subunit A, mitochondrial isoform X2: MLRGYVPPYNATVVQKLLDQGALLMGKTNLDEFAMGSGSTDGVFGPVKNPWSYSKQYREKRKQKSHCENEDSNWLITGGSSGGSAAAVSAFTCFAALGSDTGGSTRNPAAHCGLVGLKPSYGLVSRHGLIPLVNSMDVPGILTRCVDDAAIVLGVLAGHDPKDSTTIQDPVKPFVLPSLTDVSKLCIGIPKEYLTPELSSEVRSLWSKAANLFESEGAKVIEVSLPHTSYSIVCYHVLCTSEVASNMARFDGLEYGHRCDIDVSTEAMYAATRREGFNDVVRGRILSGNFFLLKENYENYFVKAQKVRRLIANDFVTVFNSGVDVLLTPTTLSEAVPYTEFIKEDNRTRSAQDDIFTQAANMAGLPAVSVPMALSNQGLPIGLQFIGRAFCDQELLTIAKWFEKQVQFPVIQLQELMDDCSSVFENEKLASVSLKQ; the protein is encoded by the exons GGTACGTACCACCTTATAATGCTACCGTGGTTCAGAAGTTGTTGGATCAAGGAGCTCTACTAATGGGAAAAACAAATTTAGATGAATTTGCTATGGG ATCTGGAAGCACAGATGGTGTATTTGGACCAGTTAAAAACCCCTGGAGTTATTCGAAACAGTATAGAGAAAAGAGGAAGCAGAAGTCCCACTGTGAGAATGAGGATTCGAACTGGCTTATAACTGGAGGAAGCTCAGGAGGGAGTGCGGCGGCCGTGTCAGCCTTCACGTGCTTTGC GGCTTTAGGATCGGATACAGGAGGATCGACCAGAAATCCGGCTGCCCACTGTGGGCTTGTTGGTCTAAAACCAAGCTATGGCTTAGTTTCTCGTCATGGTCTCATTCCCCTGGTGAATTCCATGGATGTGCCAGGAATCTTAACCAGATGTGTGGATGACGCAGCAATTGTCTTGG GTGTACTGGCTGGGCATGACCCCAAAGATTCTACCACAATACAAGACCCTGTTAAACCGTTTGTGCTTCCCAGTTTGACAGATGTGAGCAAACTATGTATAGGAATTCCAAAG GAATATCTTACACCAGAATTATCAAGTGAAGTACGATCTCTTTGGTCCAAAGCTGCCAACCTCTTTGAGTCTGAGGGGGCCAAAGTAATTGAAGTGTCCCTGCCCCACACCAGCTATTCAATTGTCTGCTACCATGTCTTGTGCACATCAGAAGTGGCATCAAATATGGCAAGATTTGACGGGCTAGAATACG gTCACAGATGTGACATTGATGTGTCTACTGAAGCCATGTATGCTGCAACCAGGCGAGAAGGGTTTAATGATGTGGTGAGAGGAAGAATTCTCTCAGGAAACTTTTTCCTACTAAAAGA aaactatgagaatTACTTTGTCAAAGCACAGAAAGTGAGACGGCTGATTGCTAATGATTTTGTGACTGTGTTTAACTCTGGAGTGGATGTCTTGCTAACTCCCACCACGCTGAGTGAGGCAGTACCATACACGGAGTTCATCAAGGAAGACAACAGGACACGAAGTGCCCAGGATGACATTTTTACACAGGCTGCAAATATGGCGG gattgccAGCTGTGAGTGTCCCTATGGCCCTCTCTAACCAAGGGTTGCCAATAGGACTACAGTTTATTGGACGTGCATTTTGTGACCAGGAGCTTCTTACAATTGCCAAATGGTTTGAAAAACAAGTACAGTTTCCTGTTATTCAACTTCAAGAACTAATGGATGATTGTTCATcagtctttgaaaatgaaaagttagCCTCTGTTTCTCTAAAACAGTAG